The nucleotide sequence TCTGAAGATCTGAATTGTAAGTAAAAGATTTTAAAATATCTTTAAGTTCTTCTCCTACATTCTTATTCAGCTCTCCTAAAGTTATCATTTCATTCTGAGCGAGTATAACCTCTTGAATTGATGAATTCAAATGTTGGGCAATATCTTTATTTTTCTGAGAACTATCACTGGTATAATTAATTGCCTTTGATAATTCGATAACTGCATTATCAATATTCTGGCTTTCAATTACAGTTTGACTGTTTATCTCACCTAAGAGATTGGCTCCCTCCAGAATCTGTGTGCTTCCAACAGATACTTCGGCAGTGCTGTCCACTATTTCCTGAAAAGCATTGGTAAAGGATGTTATTCCCTGAACTACATTATCAATTATAGAAACTGTTTCAGAACTCTGAGAATTGGCAGATTGAATTTTATCAATGGTTTCCTTTATTGTTTCTTTTATCTTGTTACCGTTTTTAGAAGTGGAATTGGCAAGCTTTCTCATCTCTCCTGCGACAATTGCAAACCCTTTTCCTTTTTCACCGGCATGGGCCGCTTCAATAGCGGCATTCATGGCTAGAAGGCTTATCTGATCAGATATGTTGGTAATAATATCCAGAATATCATTTATGGATTGAATATCTTCATTTACCTGTTTAAAGACTCGCTGAGTAGTATCAACAGATCGTTTACCATCAGTACCGAGTGATGCTAATTCAAGGGCATTAGCAAGTTTATCTTTTGCTACAGTGGAAACATTCTGCAGAGAAGTGCTCATTTCTTCTATGGATGCCGTTATTTCTATTGTAGAACTGCTCTGTTCATCCATTTTATCTTTCAAGATGGAAACTGAACCGATTATTGAATTTGTGGAATTCTGAGATTCCTGCATCATCCGGCTGAGAATTATAGATTGTTCAGTAATGTCTGATGTTGAACTGTCCACATGTTTTAAAGAGTCAATGGTCTGCAGAATATTGAATCTAAGCACATCAGACATGGTGATTGACTGTAGTGAGCCTTTTTCCATGGAAATAACAAGGTCCTGAAGGTTTGGTTTTAATTTAATATTTATCATCTTTTCCAGATGATACAGCTCTTTGAATCTCACATTATGATTCTCTACGAATAAATTCCCATCCGAGATTTTCAGTATTTGATCGCTGACAATGCCAAATGATCTTAAAATAATTTCAGAAATAATTAACGAGAGAAACATGCCCAGCATGATTGATAATATTGAAATAATAATGATGACTTTAACCGATTCATTGATAATATTTAAAGCCCTGTCTGCATGGTCGCTGGCACCAATCACCCAGTCAAAATCCTCCAGGTAAGAGTATACGGCGATCCTTTTAGTCTCGCCGACTTCTCCGTCATTTTGATACAAATACTGGATTCTGTCTTTCTCGCCCTCATTCAGGATGGCATTGTCTATCATATCTTTGATAAAACTATTACCCTGGGCATCCTTCAAATCATATATATTCTTTCCGTCGCTCAGTCTGTTTTTTGAAAGGATATAGTTTCCTTTTGAATCCAGAATATAAAAATATCCTTCTTCTCCAATAACCGATTTTGAAATTTTATCTAAGAGAGGTTTGAAATATTGATTAATGGGAATGCCGGCAAAGAGAACAGTAGAAACGTTTCTGTCGTTGTCTGTTAGGGGAGTGTATATGGTCAGGTAGGATATTCCCTGAATATATGCCTTTCCATAGTAGGTTTTTCCAGACATGGTTGTCCGATAGACTTCAGTATCCGGTTTAATATAAGTTCCAATTATTTTATTCCCGCTGGAATCATCGATAGATGTTGCAATTCTCCCTAGACCTGTATTATCAGGTGTAAAAACAGTAAACACTGATTCTGTTTCTGCACTCAAACTGTCAACAAGTCGTTGATAAGAATCCACAGATTGGCTTTTGAGATTGCTGTATTTTTCTTCGAATAATTTATAATCATTTTCCAGAAGTAGCGGTATAAAATCATTGTTTAACTGAATCTGATTAACAAAAAGTTCCAACTGATCTTCCAATTCGATAATTTGAGATTCATTAACAAAAATAACTGTTTTTCTAATATTATAAAAACCTGATATAATTGCCGGAATTAGAATTAGGATGATACTCATAATGAGGAAAAAGAGACGGAATGAGATTTTGTTCATGTTGCCCTCAGTTGTTCTGAACGTATGCTTATTTTAACATTTATTCATAATAAATGAAATGGTTCGTCTTGCATTGTTTTTATTAAAGAGGGGAGAAAACTTAGTATATAATACCTCAATGGGGAAGGATCTTATTGATAAACGCATCTGTTTCTGCCCTGGGTTTTGGCCTTGTACAAGGAGGCATCAGCATTCTGCACCAGATCCTTTATGGATGTCGTTTCACTGGGAATGCAGCTTGCTAGTCCGGCACTGATGGTGACATAGGAATTGATTTTGGAATCAGCATGCTCAATCTTCAGGGATTCAACATCCCGTCTTATCTCTTCCATCACTTTTTCTATGTAATTTGAATCTGTATTGAACCATAGAAAAATAAATTCCTCTCCCCCAAAGCGGGAAACCAGGTCAAAAGGCCTTTTCATGGCAGATTCAAATGTTCCGGAGAGGGCGAGGAGGCATTTATCACCCTGGACATGGCCGTAGTAGTCATTATATTTTTTGAAAAAATCCACATCGGCTATCATAATTGTCAGGGGCAATTGATCTCGGAGGCACTGTTTCCAGATCTTCCCTGCAAAATTGAAAAAATACCGGCGGTTAAAGAGGCCTGTCAGAGAATCTCTATCGGCAAAGTAACTCAACTCTTCGGATTGTAGAAACCGCTTCCTCAAGGAGCGCTCCATACTGATGCTTCCTATCAGGGATGCCAGAATACTGAGAGACAGGAATACAATTTCCGGGGGAAACCCAATGGTGGAACAAAATTGATCAAAATTGGCGACACAATAGGCAATCAGTATTGTCAAAGAAATAATCATGGACAAAAAATAATGCAGGCCGCTCAGAAAAAAACTAAACAAGACTATAACCATCAATACGGGATAAATCGGGCCGATACCGGCACTCTCTGCCAGGTTCACAAGTTTGACACAAGCCAGAGCAGAAACGACTAGAGTCAGAAAGATGGAGAGCGGGCAAAACCAGCTGGTATTGTCGTATTTATAAATCAGAGCTGTGATGATGAGGAAGGGGCCGATGCCGAGAAATGTAATTTTCAAAAATTCAGAGCGCCAGGGATCCTGCAGGTATAAAATATCCAGCAGGCCGAAAAGGCACATGGTGATGGAACCCACAATGATCATCGTTTTATACTGGAGTGGATTCTCTTCCATTTTCCATTTATAAAAGCCGTCATTCTGATTTAAGAAATAAAATAGTTCCGGAGTGGCCAGGCTTTTACTTTCAGGTTCAGAATTCATATCAGTAGTTTTCTCATTTATATTTATGAATTACAATATACAATTCAGGTATTCATAAAAAGATGGTCATTTATTTATACTATTTTTTTAAACTCTGGAAATGATCTAATCATCACCGAAAAGCCTGACGGGGAGTCAAACTACATCATAAAAAAGAGCAGCCACGGGAGCTGCTCTTTTATATTCAGTTATAAGAACCTTAAAGGGGAGTATATCCGGCTGCCGTTATGGCAGCCTTCACATCTTCCAGTTTATCCCCGGCCAGTGACAGAGCCACTTCTTTCTTATCCAGATCCACAACCGCGGAAGTGACAGAATCAACAGATCCTGCAGCCTTTTCAACTGACATCTTGCAGTGGTTACAGGTCATGCCGTCCACTTTTAATACTACATCCATAGTCTCTCCTTGTACTACTAAAGCCCTAAAGTGCTTTAGTGATTTTATGTTCAAGGCCTTAGGGGCCTTGCTTGTGTTTTTATCTCGACCGGCAGCTCCCTCTGCGGTGACCGCAGCAGCCTTACCGGAAGTATCCATTTTAAAGTTCTTCAGACTCAGCGAGTTGGTCACCACTGAAACCGAACTGAAGGCCATGGCCGCTCCCGCGATGATGGGATTCAAGAAGCCCAGGGCCGCAAAGGGGATGCCGATGGCGTTATAGAAGAAGGCCCAGAACAGGTTCTGCCGGATCTTCCCCATGGTCTTGCGGGAGAGCCGGATGGCCGCGGCGATCTCTCTCAGGTCACCCCGCATCAGGGTGATATCAGAGGATTCCATGGCGATATCAGATCCCTCTCCCATGGCGATGCCCGTATCGGCGGTCGCCAGAGCCGGGGCGTCATTCACCCCGTCTCCCACCATGGCTACAACATGGCCGGCTTTCTGAAGTTTCTTTACCTCTTCCGCCTTGCCCTCGGGAAGTATTCCCGCCAGCACATGATCCACTCCCGATTCTGCGGCGATAGCCTCGGCAGTTCTCTGGTTGTCCCCGGTGATCATATACACTTCCAGACCCAGATCCTTCAGCATCCTCACGCCCTCGGCGGAATGTTCCTTGATCCTGTCGGCCAGGGCGATCATTGCCAGAGCTCTCGTGCTGTCAGCCAGGATAACAACCGTGCTGCCCTGTGCTTCCAACGCCGCTTTCCGGTCGTTTATTCCGTCCAGAGAACACCCCTCTGACCTGATGAACTCTTCCTTGCCGATCAGATAGTCTTTTCCCTCCAGGGACGCCCTGATTCCCTTACCGGGAACCGCGGAAAAACTCTCTGTTTTTTTCAATTCCAACCCGGCCTCCCGGGCTGCCGTCACAACCGACTGAGCCAGTGGATGCTCGGAATTGTCCTCCAGACTGGCCGCCAGTCTCAGCAGCTCGTCGGGGGGCATGTCATCTACCAGGGGGATCAGCTCCTTCATCTCGGGTTTGCCCCTTGTGATGGTCCCTGTCTTATCCAGAACAATCGCCGTCAGTTTCCCTGCGGCCTGGAGAATTTCCCCATTCTTGATAAGGATACCCCGTCCGGCACCGACTCCCGTTCCCACCATGATGGCCGTCGGAGTGGCCAGACCCAGAGCGCAGGGACAGGCGATCACCAGTACCGCTACAGCGGCAATCAAACCGCTGCTCACGGAAGCAAAGACCAGCCACCAGATCAGAAAGGTGAGAGCGGCGATACCGAGAACTACAGGAACAAAGATGGAAGCCACCTTGTCGGCCAGCTTCTGAATGGGAGCCTTTGAACCCTGAGCCTCTTCCACGATGGAGATAATCCGGGCCAGCACAGAATCGCTGCCCACATGCTCCGCCCT is from Oceanispirochaeta sp. and encodes:
- a CDS encoding diguanylate cyclase; protein product: MNSEPESKSLATPELFYFLNQNDGFYKWKMEENPLQYKTMIIVGSITMCLFGLLDILYLQDPWRSEFLKITFLGIGPFLIITALIYKYDNTSWFCPLSIFLTLVVSALACVKLVNLAESAGIGPIYPVLMVIVLFSFFLSGLHYFLSMIISLTILIAYCVANFDQFCSTIGFPPEIVFLSLSILASLIGSISMERSLRKRFLQSEELSYFADRDSLTGLFNRRYFFNFAGKIWKQCLRDQLPLTIMIADVDFFKKYNDYYGHVQGDKCLLALSGTFESAMKRPFDLVSRFGGEEFIFLWFNTDSNYIEKVMEEIRRDVESLKIEHADSKINSYVTISAGLASCIPSETTSIKDLVQNADASLYKAKTQGRNRCVYQ
- a CDS encoding Cache 3/Cache 2 fusion domain-containing protein — encoded protein: MNKISFRLFFLIMSIILILIPAIISGFYNIRKTVIFVNESQIIELEDQLELFVNQIQLNNDFIPLLLENDYKLFEEKYSNLKSQSVDSYQRLVDSLSAETESVFTVFTPDNTGLGRIATSIDDSSGNKIIGTYIKPDTEVYRTTMSGKTYYGKAYIQGISYLTIYTPLTDNDRNVSTVLFAGIPINQYFKPLLDKISKSVIGEEGYFYILDSKGNYILSKNRLSDGKNIYDLKDAQGNSFIKDMIDNAILNEGEKDRIQYLYQNDGEVGETKRIAVYSYLEDFDWVIGASDHADRALNIINESVKVIIIISILSIMLGMFLSLIISEIILRSFGIVSDQILKISDGNLFVENHNVRFKELYHLEKMINIKLKPNLQDLVISMEKGSLQSITMSDVLRFNILQTIDSLKHVDSSTSDITEQSIILSRMMQESQNSTNSIIGSVSILKDKMDEQSSSTIEITASIEEMSTSLQNVSTVAKDKLANALELASLGTDGKRSVDTTQRVFKQVNEDIQSINDILDIITNISDQISLLAMNAAIEAAHAGEKGKGFAIVAGEMRKLANSTSKNGNKIKETIKETIDKIQSANSQSSETVSIIDNVVQGITSFTNAFQEIVDSTAEVSVGSTQILEGANLLGEINSQTVIESQNIDNAVIELSKAINYTSDSSQKNKDIAQHLNSSIQEVILAQNEMITLGELNKNVGEELKDILKSFTYNSDLQNQASIIDMIRAHQIWVERIQNHMEGNNKIDTAKIGDHHSCSLGHWLDSHSNEFKDQNEKYIILMEKHEMLHKNVSDIILNDLNHTDYDTKFISLKNLSHDVINRLLALLGYLGN
- a CDS encoding heavy metal translocating P-type ATPase, which produces MEIIQLNIKGMTCASCVAHVEKGILKTGGIDRAAVNLATEKASVSYDPEQADVQSIIQSVIDAGYEASLPQEEENGAEEERKKKELKLLRLHTIVAAMLSAPLVLAMVGMLFKIEALHFLHQPWLQLALATPVQFWIGFRFYKGAWKSLKAGSPGMDVLVALGTSSAYFYSIYNGFFANTGSAPELYFEASAIIITLVLLGKYMEAGAKGKTSEAIKKLMGLQPKTARVERSGEILDLPISDVVPGDIVVIRPGERIPVDGPILEGTTAVDESMITGESMPVEKNPGDRVVSGTINSYGSVRFRAEHVGSDSVLARIISIVEEAQGSKAPIQKLADKVASIFVPVVLGIAALTFLIWWLVFASVSSGLIAAVAVLVIACPCALGLATPTAIMVGTGVGAGRGILIKNGEILQAAGKLTAIVLDKTGTITRGKPEMKELIPLVDDMPPDELLRLAASLEDNSEHPLAQSVVTAAREAGLELKKTESFSAVPGKGIRASLEGKDYLIGKEEFIRSEGCSLDGINDRKAALEAQGSTVVILADSTRALAMIALADRIKEHSAEGVRMLKDLGLEVYMITGDNQRTAEAIAAESGVDHVLAGILPEGKAEEVKKLQKAGHVVAMVGDGVNDAPALATADTGIAMGEGSDIAMESSDITLMRGDLREIAAAIRLSRKTMGKIRQNLFWAFFYNAIGIPFAALGFLNPIIAGAAMAFSSVSVVTNSLSLKNFKMDTSGKAAAVTAEGAAGRDKNTSKAPKALNIKSLKHFRALVVQGETMDVVLKVDGMTCNHCKMSVEKAAGSVDSVTSAVVDLDKKEVALSLAGDKLEDVKAAITAAGYTPL